DNA from Drosophila suzukii chromosome 2R, CBGP_Dsuzu_IsoJpt1.0, whole genome shotgun sequence:
TTGCAGACTGACTGTAGTTTGTTCTATTGTTCTTGTTTTGATTGCAACGTACAGATGTCTGGTTTGTTTACGGCGGAAAAGTGATTTAAGGGGGAGTACTATACCTTTTGTAACTACCTTTAAGAAATTCCTATAACAGTTACTGTTTTGGCAAGCCGCTAATCTATCAATTTTCTTTTCTATTTCAGGTGGGTGAAGTCGTTACTAGAAATCTGGATATCAAACTTCATAAGTATAGAACTCCACCATATTTTCCCCTTCTGATTAGGATAAACAGCCCCTTCTTATCGAGCATAGAAAGCAAAATCAATAATTTCCGGTTTATGTCTGGAGCCCTCGTATTATGACAGCCAAACGATGAAAACGAAAGCAATCATCTTGGCTGCCCCCATATGTTGCGGAGTAGGGGAGGGGGTCTTTGTTTTCATGGCTCCTATTCAGCTTTTGGCATATGCAGACAGCCATCgtgttgttgttattattggCTCCGCTCAATGAGGCCTGTGAATGAAATGTTTATTAGCCTGATTATTGTTCATAGACCAGCCGCCCATCCCCCATCGTTCCCCGCCCCCATTTCAATTGGTATTCCCATGGACTGCAAGTCAGTCGAGTCACGCACTTCCTGGACCACGCCCCCAAATTGCAGTTGGGGGCAGGGCGGATCCCACAGCTAAATTAGCAATTGTCACATTGCGACGAATGCATCGACACACGGAAAATGTGGGGGAGAATTGAGAAAAGGCAGTGAGATGAAGGGAAACCGGAGAACAAGGAATTTTCCACTGCTTTTCCCAGCTTCCCCATCTGCTCCTCTTGAGTTGGACAAACTGTGTGGACAGCCACTGAAAGCATCCCCTATTCACACCCCTCTCTTTACTTAGGGGGTTGGAAACTCGTAACAATTAGCACTCAAGATAGATGGCATGGAAATGGATGGAAATGACAAGGGGGGAAATGGAATGGAAAATTTAGAAACAATTTATGAAACCGAGAAACTGGAAGTTTTTCTGACAGATGCACCAAAAATGGTTTTAAACCAATTGTATTTCAACATTATTACTATTAGTATCACAATCTTAGTCTTAGAAGCTATAGCCTCATGGGGCTCAACCAATTGATAGTATTTCAATAGTTTAATGTGATTGTAACAACTTTAATCTCTTAGCTAATGAGCCATGTCGCTGTCTGATGTCCAACATCTTTCGTCTTTCGTCCGAAAATCGAAGACCCTCGCCCGCCCGCATGCTCCATTAGCGTCACACAATTTGTACCTACCGAAAAAAGAAATCCATCAGAAGGGGGGGCCCCACAATAAAAACCAATTCCAATGAAATTTTTCATCCCACCAAATTGAAAAAGCGAAAAGAACGAGAAGAGCGAGGAAGAAACAACCAGAAGACAGCACAACGGACGGCGGACAAACAAATAGCCAGGGACCCCGAACACCGAACCCCGGACTCCGAATTTCAAGTCCCACTGATGGAACACAATAACCTGGGGAGCTGGTTCGAAgtgtggggggggggggatggAGAGAATCTCGAGAAGCCCTTTTTATGGTGCAACAAATCTCGGGCTGAATGAAAACGCCAGAGAAACGGCGAGTAGACCAACGCAAAGTGGGAAACCGAACAAACAAGCAAGACCTCCACCTACTTTTCCAAGGGGGTGGAGATGACTTCCCcatgacgacgacgacgacgacgacgatgacgatgacgtTGTGGCTATGCCTGTGCCATATTATTAAGTGTAGCCAGAAGCAATTAGGTGTAGATAAGCAAACAATAATGGTCCCAGTCACGTACCGCCAGCCGACCCTGGTCGCTGGGCATTTTCCCGAGTTGAGAGCTGCCATTGGATGGTCAAATGGTTCAATCGCTGAAGTACATTTATTGACCGAAGGACATCCATCTTACTTTTCAGCCATTTGTAGTTTTTATTAGCTAGCTTAGGTCTTTTCATTTATTTAGTTGTTTACAAATAAGAGTCTACTCCTTAGGCCAAAACATGATATTTATACACTGATATATATTGATAGGATGATATTGTATTCGATTTAATGAGATTTCGAATCAATATTAACTTTGTAGTTACTTTCAAAGGAAGGGAAATTGAAAATcacttttatatatattttcaaaggAAAAATAgcatttattatatatattttacactATTCAATTTGAAAACTAAGATGATTATGGCAGTATTTTATATGTGAACATTTAAAGGTgatcataatttaatttgttcttTCCATAGTTCAGTTCCACCGATTGGAATTGAGTATAATCACCCACATCGAACTACTGTCAATGCTTCAATAAGTTTTGCACCTCTTTCAGTCCAAGGTTATTAAGTATATCGACTGGGTTAGCAAGGTGGAAATGCCCAAAAGGAAAACCACTATCCAGGGCTGAAAAAAAGGTGCACCCTTGTTCAAGCATTGGCAGTGCCCCATGCAATCCTCGCATCTGCTGACAGGTAGCTTCTCCTTACTGAAGATACCTGGATTCAGAGCCAACTGGCAGCCAAGGGAGGGTGAATAAAGACAGCAAAACGTCTCGATGTAAGCTGCGGGAGAGAATTATTAAAAGTTCTTCAGTTCTTTCAGTTGAAGCACCGAATACCGAACTTATTTCGAATGGATAGGGGGTGCATGGAGAGAAGGGACTGTCGTAAGTCCTGCTCTTCGTTTGGCATTTATCCTTTGAAATCTCATTTTCATTGATGTAAGCGCCTGGAGCGCAGTAGTAGCCCGTATAGTTGGTCTGGCAGTGGAACTGCCCGCGAGCCTTACACTCGATGCACTGACCAAGAATACCTGATGGATGGTGTCTGAGATAATACACTCCAAATAAAATAGAGCTCACTTACCTGGCACAGAAAGTAGGAAAATaactaataaatttattgcgCCAAATGACATATCAATATAAACAAACACtcaatttgtatttttgtgtAAGTGTCAAATAAAGAAAGTCTTGGGAAAGTTATTGAATTAAACCCAGTATCCTAGTCGAAcagtatacatatatttaaacTTAAACGGGCACATATGTACCTTTATTCCTTTGAAAATGCAGTGATCAATCGAAACCCACGTACATAATTAACGGCATGTGAATGACGTTTGCATATTTCAGAGGCAGCCACAAACTGATTCAGCTTGTCTTTAATGAATTCTTCCTCAGATGGCGAAATTCCCCTGAATTCTGTGCTCATTATGCTACGTGGGCTGGCATCGGTCGAAGGTTCCTGGAAATCGCCTCTGAAGAGCAGTATTCGGTATAAAGAAGCTCGAGGAAGCCAAGAGGCTACATTAATAACGATTCACATTTTACTTTGCAAAGCTATGGATACCGAAAATACATTTTGGAAATCTCTGTAATGTTCTCCTACATTGGTGTTTTCCGGATGGAACCTTTTTTCCACGTTTCCCAATCTAGGCAACccattttttatgatttttatttttagaagACCCTAAAAATAAACCTTTATCAACAAAAGGTGTACCaattattgaaaataaattttaaaaaaatcttagtAGACCttacattatttttaaaggttcCTAGAAAAGAATTAAGAACCCTTATTTAAACAATGGCTTTTGTTTTCGTCTGATGCTCTTTTCAACTAATTTTCAAGAAGATTTCGGGGTAATGAATTTAACTAGAGAATAGAGTACCCTAAGTATCTCAACGGGGACAATGGACGTGTCAGTCCGCATATGCAGCTCAAATTAGCCCCGAATTTGATCTAATTGCAGCACTTGTGGTGGCACTCCTGCTGGTAGGAGATATTGGGTCTTCGGTGACATGGCAATCGTTCGGATTTGAATTGCAGAATCTGCAGACTGCCTCGTCGTCCGCATTGTTATTCAAATGCTGCCATTAATACTTCACCGGCAATTGAAAATGCCCGACGAGGACAAGTGCTCGGGTGCAAGTGAGTCATCCATCGGTGGGTGAATGGTGTCTATGGCCACACGTCATGTGTGAGTGCTCCTTGGAGCTGTGTGCTGCATCCGATCCCCCAGCTCACTTTGGTTCCTTTCCAGGCATTCATATGCAAATTCTGGTGACTTCTTCAGTGTAGCCGGGAAGTCGAGAGGCTGGGTGACCGTTTTTTCTACTTCTTTATCGTCCTGTGCTCCTGCTCCTTTAGGAAACATAATATGGCAAAATGGAGTTTTGAATTTATTAACTTTCGTTGGTAGAACACCAGCTTCTCAACGCTGCCCACAACTCTGCCTACATACTGTGGTATTAATGGAAAATTGTAGCGCAAAGGTTTCCCCCCTCTCTCTCTTTCGTCAAATACTTTATTTGAGCTATAGTTTGTGGCAAACAAAGGgaaaaaattgaaatcaaaatCATTTGTTAGCCTGAGGGGAAACCCCGCATgactgcaacagcaacaatgaCACCAGGCAACATCAATAATAGGAACAGCAACAGAAATAACTATCACAATTGGGCACACACATCATCGTCGTCGACGTCGTCATCCCCCAAAATGGTATTGAATTTCAGTTGCCATTGCCTACCCAACTCTCCTATTTTTTTCTGGGTTCCCGGGGCATTTATTGAATTTATCAGCTGGGACCCATCGCCAGCTCTGATCTTCGACTGGTTCCATTTACTGATTCGAAGAACAAGAGTTGTGGCATCTTTAACATTTAATGTTAATGGAATTGTCTGCCAGCGCAGCAGGTCGGGGTCACCACTCGAATAAAATGCGGAATGCGCATAAAGTCCCAATAAAACTGTTTAGGATTTTCAGGCCCCACCAACTAATCCCAAACTCGAGGGGCACACACCCACTTATGTACTCCGAACACCCAAAGACTCGACGCTCCTCTCAACTTCCCGGCCAGCTTTAATTAACCCAAGAGAAGCGGGGGCTGGGCCAATAAAACTAGAAGTAAACACAGTAATTGTGTGTGGATATGGCCCTGAACCGCAAACCCCCGAAAACCCGGCTCAGACTCGATCCGGAGCACCTGTCGGCTGCCTTCTGGGCCTACATTTAGCCGCACTCGCATCTGGATTAAAGACACTGGCAGTGTGTGGCATGTTGCACGCTGGTACACGTTGCAAGGTGCCAGCAGCAAGCTAAACACACGGAATACGCAATCCCACTCAGAGAAAAGTGCAATCCGAATATTGTCCACAATTAACAATTTTGAATAGcattcaatttaaaatacaatGGTGAAGAAAGCTCAATATGTTTTGGTACCCTTACTATAGGAAATTACTTTTAGGAAGAATCTCCCCAGGTATTATGAAACAAAGTTCTTGAAAACAGACAAATCCGCCTATGGCATGCATAATTGTCAAAACAAAAAGACCTGAAAAATTCAAGAACAATCCGTTCTCAAATTTCGTTAATAATCTGCTCATATCATGAacaatttgttaaaattttttgagaGAGCGTTAATGAATTGTCAGGGACTGGTTTTCTAACGATTCCCCTTTGACATGCataaatatcaaaacgaaACGACCAGAAAAATTGAAGAACAATGTGATTCAAGAACAATCCGTTCTCGAATTTCGTTAATAATCTGCTCATATCATGaacaatttgtttaaattttttgaaagATGGATTATTTCTAGTGTTTAAAATCGTACGTAATTTACTAGTAACAATTAAGAAAATGTAGTTAgggttaaaaaaaaagtattcacTTTGTATATTAATTAAAGAGAATGACTAGTGACTATGAGAAAAACATTATTTGTATTCGTTTTATGGTTTTTAAACCAACAGACAATTTAAAACATAAGGTTATCCTTTAAGAATCATCTTAAAATTAACCACTGCAAATAGTTTTTCTGAGTGGGGAAGAGCTCAGCTCAAATATTTTCACAAGCAATAAGGCAACAAATAAGAGCAGgtagacagagacagacagaatGAGTGAGTGGGAGGGAGCCTTTGGCAGAGATAGAGACGGAGGCAAACTGGCTAAAACCAGCAACAGGACAATTAAATTATGCAGGATTTTTCAGTGCTTCGCAGGCTCTCTTTCATTTCGTCCGGAAACAGGACTCCAACTTCGCCTACTCCTGTGAACTCGGCTGCAAAAGAATTTAGCTAAGATTTTGCgtaaattgattttaaataaattaaaacttaaatattGACATTGTGTCCGACCGAAATGCCGCTTCAGTCAGGAATTTTGTTGGTATTTCCAAGGGGCTTAGGCTAAGCAAAGATAATTATTTTCTGCCTCTTTGGATAACACGGCGTAAGTATTATTTGTTGATTTAGTAAAA
Protein-coding regions in this window:
- the LOC108018088 gene encoding uncharacterized protein, with product MSFGAINLLVIFLLSVPGILGQCIECKARGQFHCQTNYTGYYCAPGAYINENEISKDKCQTKSRTYDSPFSPCTPYPFEITYIETFCCLYSPSLGCQLALNPGIFSKEKLPVSRCEDCMGHCQCLNKGAPFFQPWIVVFLLGISTLLTQSIYLITLD